Proteins found in one Streptococcus criceti HS-6 genomic segment:
- a CDS encoding UDP-N-acetylmuramoyl-tripeptide--D-alanyl-D-alanine ligase, translating into MKLSLYEIAEVVGARNDVSQFEDSPIHAIEFDSRKITSGDLFLPLKGTRDGHEFIPTAFENGAVATFSRIELDEVPYILVKDPLSAFQALAKYYLEKMAVDVIAVTGSNGKTTTKDMIHDVLATTYKTYKTQGNYNNEIGLPYTVLHMPDDTQKIVLEMGQDHLGDIDLLSKIAQPKIGIVTLIGEAHLEFFGSREKIAQGKMQIVNGMAADGTLIAPADKIINAFLPSKQKIVRFGPDQDIFLTTLVERKDSLQFAVNFMDGLIELPVTGKYNATNAMLAAYVGQLEGVADEVIASALKHLKLTKNRTEWKKASNGADILADVYNANPTAMKLILETFLAIPANEGGRKIALLADMKELGENSVQMHSDMIMAINPEDLDYLICYGEDIAELAQLASQMFPLGKVYYFKKTGQEDQFEDLVKQVKTLLQPADQILLKGSNSMHLDKVVKALEA; encoded by the coding sequence ATGAAATTAAGTTTATATGAAATTGCTGAGGTAGTCGGGGCACGCAATGATGTTTCCCAGTTTGAGGATTCTCCAATCCATGCTATTGAATTTGACAGTCGCAAGATTACTTCTGGCGACCTCTTTTTACCTCTCAAGGGGACTCGTGATGGTCACGAATTCATTCCGACAGCCTTTGAAAATGGAGCTGTAGCAACTTTTTCCCGCATTGAACTGGATGAAGTGCCCTATATCTTGGTTAAGGATCCCTTGTCTGCCTTTCAGGCCCTAGCCAAATATTACTTGGAAAAGATGGCAGTTGATGTGATTGCAGTGACGGGTTCAAATGGTAAGACGACGACCAAGGATATGATTCATGATGTTTTGGCGACGACTTATAAGACCTATAAGACTCAAGGCAATTACAATAATGAAATTGGTCTGCCTTATACTGTTCTCCATATGCCAGATGATACCCAGAAAATTGTCCTTGAGATGGGGCAGGACCATCTGGGTGATATTGACTTGCTGTCCAAGATTGCTCAGCCTAAGATTGGCATAGTGACTTTAATCGGTGAAGCTCATCTGGAATTTTTTGGCAGTCGTGAGAAGATTGCTCAAGGGAAGATGCAGATTGTCAATGGTATGGCAGCAGATGGGACTTTGATTGCCCCAGCGGACAAAATCATCAATGCTTTCCTACCCAGCAAACAAAAGATTGTCCGCTTTGGTCCAGACCAAGATATTTTCTTGACAACGTTAGTCGAACGTAAGGACAGCCTGCAGTTTGCAGTCAACTTTATGGATGGTCTGATTGAACTGCCTGTTACAGGTAAGTATAATGCCACTAATGCTATGCTGGCGGCCTATGTTGGCCAGCTTGAAGGAGTAGCAGATGAGGTTATTGCTTCGGCCTTGAAGCATTTGAAGCTGACTAAAAACCGAACGGAGTGGAAGAAGGCCAGTAACGGAGCTGACATTTTAGCTGATGTTTATAATGCCAATCCGACAGCCATGAAATTGATCTTAGAAACCTTCCTAGCCATTCCGGCTAATGAGGGCGGAAGGAAGATTGCTCTTTTGGCTGATATGAAAGAGCTGGGAGAAAACTCGGTTCAGATGCACAGTGATATGATTATGGCCATCAACCCGGAGGATTTGGATTATCTAATTTGCTATGGAGAAGATATTGCGGAGCTGGCTCAATTAGCCAGCCAGATGTTCCCGCTTGGCAAGGTCTATTATTTCAAGAAAACAGGCCAAGAGGATCAGTTTGAGGACTTGGTTAAGCAGGTTAAGACTCTCTTGCAACCGGCCGATCAAATTTTACTTAAAGGATCGAACTCCATGC
- a CDS encoding folate family ECF transporter S component: MFSKPFFPKLSTKHLVSLAMLMALSIVVGKLSIPIIPQQLVISLTFIVSTMIGAIGGPAYGFIILALIDLIDMMTAGTANFIIWWTLLEAVQGALYGFFFYRKPLSWTSKKDWVYVSVATLIIMGIGSFIFTPLLIQIYYKVPIAAQFISGRWLKIFEIPIRVILTMLVMTQLQKLRDWRQLTDINPK, translated from the coding sequence ATGTTTTCTAAACCCTTTTTTCCAAAATTATCAACCAAGCACTTGGTTAGCTTGGCCATGCTCATGGCTCTGTCTATAGTGGTAGGGAAACTGTCCATTCCCATCATTCCCCAGCAATTGGTCATCAGCTTGACCTTCATCGTCTCAACTATGATCGGTGCTATCGGCGGTCCAGCCTATGGATTTATTATCCTAGCCTTGATTGATCTGATTGATATGATGACAGCCGGAACAGCTAACTTCATTATCTGGTGGACCCTGCTGGAAGCCGTCCAAGGTGCCCTCTACGGCTTCTTTTTCTATAGAAAACCACTAAGCTGGACCTCTAAAAAAGACTGGGTCTATGTCAGTGTAGCAACGCTCATCATTATGGGTATTGGAAGCTTTATTTTTACACCCCTTTTGATTCAGATCTATTACAAGGTGCCTATCGCTGCCCAATTCATCTCAGGCCGCTGGCTAAAAATCTTTGAAATACCAATCCGAGTCATTCTAACCATGCTGGTCATGACCCAGTTGCAAAAGTTAAGAGACTGGCGGCAATTAACTGATATTAACCCCAAATAA